From one [Ruminococcus] lactaris ATCC 29176 genomic stretch:
- a CDS encoding helix-turn-helix domain-containing protein gives MQEEIRVAYGKAVRAIRQDKKISQEELGDLCGLHRTYISDIELGKRNVSLENIDKIAHALQMKKSELFIEVEQYEGI, from the coding sequence ATGCAGGAAGAAATACGTGTCGCTTATGGAAAAGCAGTAAGAGCAATACGACAAGATAAGAAAATATCACAAGAAGAGCTAGGTGATTTATGCGGATTGCATAGGACATATATAAGTGACATAGAACTTGGTAAACGTAATGTTTCTCTGGAAAATATAGACAAAATTGCGCATGCATTGCAAATGAAGAAGTCGGAATTATTTATTGAGGTGGAGCAATATGAAGGCATTTAA
- a CDS encoding TRM11 family SAM-dependent methyltransferase: MLIREAPEKFKLEDTTIWSFPERGNWATHSGKYRGNWSPYIPRNIILRYSKKKDWILDQFLGSGTTLIEAKLLGRNAIGVDINSEAVKLSNTNLNFTCQEKSKIFTKQGNANNLSFIKDESIDLICTHPPYADIIRYSKEIPGDISHLKYEDFLKELEKVAKESYRVLKKQGICTFMIGDIRKKGYVLPLGMNSMQKFVDAGFKLKEIIIKEQHNCKTTEYWDNIEKTFLMLAHEYIFVLEK; encoded by the coding sequence ATTCTTATAAGAGAAGCACCAGAAAAATTTAAATTAGAAGATACGACAATATGGTCTTTTCCTGAAAGAGGAAATTGGGCTACGCATTCAGGAAAATACAGAGGAAACTGGTCTCCGTATATTCCTAGAAATATTATTTTACGATACTCAAAGAAAAAAGATTGGATACTAGATCAATTCTTAGGCAGTGGTACAACATTGATTGAAGCCAAGTTATTGGGAAGAAATGCAATCGGTGTTGATATAAATTCTGAAGCTGTCAAATTATCTAACACAAATCTAAATTTTACTTGTCAAGAAAAATCAAAAATATTCACCAAACAAGGAAACGCAAACAATTTATCATTTATAAAAGATGAAAGTATAGATCTTATCTGTACACATCCACCATATGCAGACATTATACGGTATAGTAAAGAAATACCAGGAGATATTTCTCATTTAAAATATGAGGATTTTTTGAAGGAACTGGAAAAGGTTGCAAAAGAATCATATAGAGTACTGAAAAAACAAGGAATATGTACATTTATGATTGGAGATATACGGAAGAAAGGCTATGTGCTGCCACTGGGAATGAACTCTATGCAAAAATTTGTTGATGCAGGATTTAAACTTAAAGAAATTATTATAAAAGAACAGCATAATTGCAAGACCACAGAATATTGGGATAATATAGAAAAAACATTTTTAATGTTGGCACATGAATACATATTCGTGTTGGAAAAATAG
- a CDS encoding helix-turn-helix domain-containing protein, with protein MRTNYMMTVDDVMEELGVKRSKAYSILKQLNDELAKEGYVAVRGKIPRPYWETKFYGCSQRAV; from the coding sequence ATGAGAACTAATTATATGATGACTGTTGATGATGTCATGGAAGAATTAGGAGTGAAACGCAGTAAAGCATATTCTATTCTAAAGCAACTCAACGATGAACTGGCAAAAGAAGGATATGTGGCAGTTCGTGGAAAGATTCCACGTCCCTACTGGGAAACAAAATTTTATGGATGCTCTCAGAGAGCAGTATGA
- the tuf gene encoding elongation factor Tu encodes MAKAKFERNKPHCNIGTIGHVDHGKTTLTAAITKVLSHRVEGNASVDFENIDKAPEERERGITISTAHVEYETANRHYAHVDCPGHADYVKNMITGAAQMDGAILVVAATDGVMAQTKEHILLSRQVNVPYIVVFMNKCDMVDDEELLELVEMEIREVLSEYDFPGDDTPIIQGSALKALEDPDGEWGDKIMELMDAVDTWIPTPERATDKPFLMPVEDVFSITGRGTVATGRVERGTLHVSDEVEIIGIHDDVKKTVVTGIEMFRKLLDEAQAGDNIGALLRGIQRTEIERGQVLIKPGTVNCHKKFTCQVYVLTKDEGGRHTPFFNNYRPQFYFRTTDVTGVCDLPEGVEMCMPGDNVEMTVELIHPVAMEEGLRFAIREGGRTVGSGTVASIIE; translated from the coding sequence ATGGCAAAGGCTAAATTTGAAAGAAACAAACCGCATTGTAATATCGGTACTATCGGTCACGTTGACCACGGTAAGACAACTCTTACAGCTGCTATCACAAAAGTACTTTCTCACAGAGTAGAAGGTAACGCATCTGTAGATTTCGAGAACATTGATAAAGCTCCGGAAGAGAGAGAGCGTGGTATCACAATTTCTACAGCTCACGTTGAGTATGAGACAGCTAACCGTCACTACGCACACGTTGACTGCCCAGGACATGCTGACTACGTTAAGAACATGATCACAGGAGCTGCTCAGATGGACGGAGCTATCCTTGTTGTAGCTGCTACTGACGGAGTTATGGCTCAGACTAAAGAGCATATCCTTCTGTCCCGTCAGGTTAACGTACCATACATCGTTGTATTCATGAACAAATGTGATATGGTTGATGACGAAGAGCTTCTTGAACTCGTAGAGATGGAGATCCGTGAAGTACTTAGCGAGTATGACTTCCCAGGCGATGACACACCGATCATCCAGGGATCAGCTCTTAAAGCTCTTGAAGATCCAGACGGAGAGTGGGGAGACAAGATCATGGAACTCATGGACGCTGTTGACACATGGATCCCAACACCAGAGCGTGCTACAGACAAACCGTTCCTGATGCCAGTAGAGGACGTATTCTCTATCACAGGACGTGGAACAGTTGCAACTGGTAGAGTAGAGCGTGGTACACTTCACGTATCTGACGAAGTTGAAATCATCGGTATCCACGATGACGTTAAGAAAACTGTTGTAACAGGTATCGAGATGTTCCGTAAGCTTCTTGACGAGGCTCAGGCTGGAGATAACATCGGAGCACTTCTTCGTGGTATCCAGAGAACAGAGATCGAAAGAGGACAGGTTCTTATTAAACCAGGTACAGTAAACTGCCATAAGAAATTCACATGCCAGGTTTACGTACTGACAAAAGACGAGGGTGGACGTCATACTCCATTCTTCAACAACTACCGTCCACAGTTCTACTTCAGAACAACAGACGTAACAGGTGTTTGCGATCTTCCGGAAGGCGTAGAGATGTGTATGCCTGGAGATAACGTAGAGATGACAGTTGAACTGATTCATCCAGTAGCTATGGAGGAAGGTCTTCGTTTCGCTATCCGTGAGGGTGGACGTACAGTAGGATCAGGAACTGTAGCTTCTATCATCGAGTAA
- a CDS encoding DNA adenine methylase: MSKVPALLKWIGNKQRFAETIISYMPEQFNNYYEPFLGSGAVMAQLLYQNSTTSTPMFTHSYASDILPFLIDIFNIIKYDPQQIKNYYSKEIEDYYKDPSNKYNEIRDRFNSNHNALDFCLLSRTCYSGIIRFRKADGYMSTPKGPHNPIKPETFSKRVDLWHDLIKNSTFSTMSFEECMDKAQPGDVVYCDPPYTHSQSIIYGAQTFNIETLFNKIAECKARGVYVMLSINGTRESNKKDISITPPIGLFEREIFVNCGTSMIDRLQNAGQTMQNEVVHDKLLLTW; encoded by the coding sequence ATGTCCAAAGTACCAGCATTATTAAAGTGGATCGGAAATAAGCAACGCTTTGCCGAAACCATTATTTCATATATGCCTGAACAATTTAATAACTACTATGAACCATTTTTGGGGAGCGGTGCTGTAATGGCACAATTACTATACCAAAACAGTACAACCAGCACCCCTATGTTTACTCATTCATATGCCAGCGATATCTTACCATTTTTAATTGATATTTTTAATATCATCAAATATGATCCGCAGCAAATAAAAAATTATTATTCAAAGGAAATTGAAGATTATTATAAAGATCCTAGTAACAAATACAATGAAATTAGAGATAGATTTAATAGCAATCATAATGCCCTTGATTTCTGTCTTCTATCACGTACATGCTACTCCGGAATAATTCGTTTTCGAAAAGCAGATGGGTATATGTCCACTCCCAAAGGTCCACATAACCCTATCAAGCCAGAAACCTTTTCAAAAAGAGTAGATTTATGGCATGATCTTATAAAAAACTCGACTTTTTCAACTATGTCATTTGAAGAATGTATGGATAAAGCACAACCTGGTGACGTAGTTTATTGTGATCCACCATATACTCATAGCCAAAGCATTATTTATGGTGCTCAAACTTTCAATATAGAAACATTATTCAATAAAATAGCTGAATGCAAGGCTAGAGGTGTTTATGTAATGTTATCAATCAATGGTACACGTGAATCCAACAAAAAAGATATTTCTATCACACCACCTATAGGTTTATTTGAAAGAGAAATTTTTGTTAATTGTGGTACCTCTATGATTGATCGATTGCAAAATGCTGGTCAAACCATGCAAAACGAAGTTGTTCATGATAAACTGCTTCTTACTTGGTAA
- a CDS encoding NgoBV family restriction endonuclease, translating into MKKTHNNAGTWKSAFLRSYKQETGIDLSIPRWSEIKDKYDLKSVRKLEKAKSDLAKATDQYEKIKERIQLYHQKLHAEQEKNNVGKVGKIQDDIEKQKKNAEKAKEKINKAQAKIDELEG; encoded by the coding sequence TTGAAGAAGACACATAATAACGCTGGAACTTGGAAATCTGCTTTTTTGAGAAGTTATAAACAGGAAACGGGGATTGATCTTAGTATTCCGAGATGGTCTGAGATAAAAGATAAATATGATTTAAAATCTGTTAGGAAGTTAGAAAAAGCAAAAAGTGATTTGGCAAAGGCAACAGATCAGTATGAGAAAATTAAAGAGAGAATACAACTGTATCATCAAAAATTGCATGCAGAGCAAGAAAAAAATAATGTGGGTAAAGTTGGTAAAATACAGGATGATATAGAAAAGCAAAAAAAGAATGCGGAAAAGGCTAAAGAAAAAATAAATAAAGCACAAGCTAAAATTGATGAATTGGAAGGGTAA
- a CDS encoding DUF7687 domain-containing protein — protein MKAFKEFRREDKSFWFFIRFISEKLGYSRNGIVLTYTVEQIEKLCEKENIEVSPDRINKAVLYCNMRADLLNNTIEKNLMDVDEAKQIFEEMRNSGKYKCKLIMNKQRKEIKKVNYFTAIITMIAEEMLGGDEEFNPDPRGLVYLLNNRKIIGASSRRFDGAYPSIYNPKIVWEIKEYYYSKSFGSRVADAVYEAELDGYEFNEIYDRTGQQVYHVMFIDSHYTFWGQGKSYLCRFIDTLNMGLIDELIVGKEVLTRWREVLAEFAK, from the coding sequence ATGAAGGCATTTAAGGAATTTAGAAGAGAAGATAAATCGTTTTGGTTTTTTATACGATTTATTAGCGAAAAATTGGGGTATTCTAGAAATGGAATCGTTTTAACTTATACAGTAGAGCAAATAGAAAAATTGTGTGAAAAAGAGAATATTGAAGTTTCCCCAGATAGAATTAATAAAGCTGTTTTATATTGTAATATGAGAGCGGATTTGTTAAATAATACAATTGAGAAAAATTTGATGGATGTTGATGAGGCTAAACAGATATTTGAAGAAATGAGAAATAGCGGAAAATATAAATGTAAGCTGATTATGAACAAACAACGTAAAGAGATCAAAAAAGTAAATTATTTTACCGCAATTATTACTATGATAGCAGAAGAAATGCTTGGTGGAGATGAGGAATTTAATCCAGATCCAAGAGGGCTTGTGTATCTGTTGAATAATAGAAAGATTATTGGAGCATCTTCAAGAAGATTTGATGGAGCATATCCTTCGATTTATAATCCGAAGATAGTGTGGGAAATAAAAGAGTATTATTATTCAAAGTCATTTGGGAGTAGAGTTGCAGATGCTGTATATGAAGCAGAACTTGATGGATATGAATTTAACGAAATATACGATAGAACCGGACAGCAAGTATATCATGTGATGTTTATTGACAGCCATTATACTTTCTGGGGACAAGGGAAATCCTATTTGTGCAGATTTATTGATACACTTAATATGGGGCTTATAGATGAACTTATTGTCGGAAAAGAAGTTCTGACAAGATGGAGAGAAGTTCTTGCAGAGTTTGCAAAATAG
- a CDS encoding Arm DNA-binding domain-containing protein: MSAYKDKTQGIWYVSFRYIDWTGKKTQKLKRGFNGQENEVKNTMHR; the protein is encoded by the coding sequence ATGTCAGCTTACAAAGACAAAACACAGGGAATCTGGTATGTGAGCTTCCGTTATATTGACTGGACAGGAAAGAAAACGCAGAAGCTGAAAAGAGGGTTCAATGGGCAAGAGAACGAAGTGAAGAACACAATGCACAGATAA